A single Euwallacea similis isolate ESF13 chromosome 1, ESF131.1, whole genome shotgun sequence DNA region contains:
- the Vlet gene encoding COMM domain-containing protein 10: MGDRQWITINNRLKEGIALINNLNTKKFQLLLSHIINSPTDDYFTDSERQKLLETLKLDQNQLQLLLQSIAYIYNQSQRVILKPTDLQKQLLDVVGFRQEKAEIFTSEWSEEAKKELGDFEKRGKLVDMQWELNLQVENDLGSKLAVPSARIELDLAKASNEKEDKVILELGEDDLQQLYNTLEVIQLKLDNISKT, translated from the exons ATGGGAGACCGACAATGGATAACAATAAACAACAG ATTGAAAGAAGGGATAGCACTAATCAACAACCTCAATACCAAAAAATTCCAACTTCTGTTATCCCACATAATCAATTCCCCAACTGACGACTACTTCACTGACTCTGAACGGCAGAAACTTTTGGAAACTCTAAAATTGGACCAGAACCAACTGCAACTGCTTTTGCAGAGTATTGCCTATATTTATAATCAAAGCCAACGAGTAATACTGAAACCTACAGATCTACAAAAACAGCTACTTGATGTTGTGGGTTTCAGGCAGGAGAAAGCAGAGATATTTACGAGTGAATGGTCAGAGGAGGCCAAGAAGGAGTTGGGGGACTTTGAGAAGAGAGGAAAGTTGGTGGATATGCAGTGGGAGTTGAATTTGCAAGTGGAGAATGATTTGGGGAGTAAACTAGCTGTTCCTAGTGCAAGAATTGAACTCGATTTGGCAAAG GCCAGCAATGAAAAGGAGGATAAGGTGATATTAGAATTGGGAGAGGATGATTTACAGCAGTTATACAACACTTTAGAAGTTATTCAATTGAAGTTAGACAATATATCAAAAACGTAA